The genomic DNA TTGCACATACGATTTCGACGGAGATCAAAATCAGTGCAGGTAGTCCATTTTTTGAAAAAAGTGAAGGGTGCGGAGGAAACTGCCATGGACATAGAAAATAAAGAATTTGAACAAACACATCGGCGAGGGTTAGTCGTGTGGGTATATAGTTTAAAACAATTGAAAAATCTTCGCAAATTTGGTTTAGTGCATTATGTCTCTCGTAAAATGAAGTATGTGATCATGTATTTAAATGAAGACAACTATGAACAAACGGAAGAAAGGATCAAGAAATTACATTTCGTACGAAATGTCGAACGTTCTTATCGACCAGATATCGAAATGAATTTTGCTGAAAAAATCGGTAAAAAGGCGGACACAAAAGAAGAAGGCTTCGAGATCGAAGAATTAAACACAAAAATCCGCTTAGCTGATCACGTTTTCTAGTAAAGAGAGTCTAGCGTTATAGTTAATAAAATCGACGAAAATGAAGAAAATGTGATAAAAAGATTTTGAATAGTTATAAAAAGTTAAATTAAGAAAAAATAGACTTGAGAATTGGCGATTTTAGTCGGAATCAAGTCTATTTTTTTGGTATACTAATAACAGTATGTTTCAAGGAGTGAGTAGATGCGAGTAATTTCAGGAGATTACGGCGGTCGCCGTTTAAAAAGTTTAGCAGGGCCAAATACTCGACCGACGTCTGATAAAGTCAAAGAGTCGATATTCAACATGATCGGTCCTTATTTTAATGGAGAGGTCGTTTTGGATCTTTACTCAGGAAGCGGGGGTCTAGCGATCGAAGCTGTTTCCAGAGGCTGTAGCTACGCAATCTGCGTGGAGAAAAACTATCAAGCACTAAAAATAATCAAAGAAAATATTGAAATCACAAAAGAACCGAACAAATTCAATACAATGAAATTAGATGCTGATAAAGCGATTGAGTCACTGGCGAAAGAGGATCAAAAGATTGATATTCTATTTTTAGATCCACCTTATGCCAAACAAAAAATCGTCGATCAAATTGAACGTATGGAAGAATTGGCTCTTTTTCAGGACGCTGCCTTGATCGTATGCGAAACAGATAAGTCAGTGGAGCTTCCTGAGACAATAGGAAATTTTCAACAAATCAAACAGCAGACCTATGGCATCTCTGCGGTGACCATTTATAGAAAAGAGGAAATATAAATGAGAAGAGCGTTATTTCCAGGGAGTTTCGACCCATTGACTATGGGTCATTTAGACACGATCGAACGAGCTGCGAAGTTGTTTGATGAAGTGATCATCGGTATCTTTATCAATACATCAAAAAAAACATTGTTCACGGCTGAGGAACGCTTGGAATTGATCACACAAGCAGTCGCACACTTAGAAAATGTCCGAGTGATCCACCAAGAGACACAGTTGACAGTGACGACGGCAAAAGAACTAGGTGT from Enterococcus mundtii includes the following:
- a CDS encoding YlbG family protein, whose translation is MDIENKEFEQTHRRGLVVWVYSLKQLKNLRKFGLVHYVSRKMKYVIMYLNEDNYEQTEERIKKLHFVRNVERSYRPDIEMNFAEKIGKKADTKEEGFEIEELNTKIRLADHVF
- the rsmD gene encoding 16S rRNA (guanine(966)-N(2))-methyltransferase RsmD, with protein sequence MRVISGDYGGRRLKSLAGPNTRPTSDKVKESIFNMIGPYFNGEVVLDLYSGSGGLAIEAVSRGCSYAICVEKNYQALKIIKENIEITKEPNKFNTMKLDADKAIESLAKEDQKIDILFLDPPYAKQKIVDQIERMEELALFQDAALIVCETDKSVELPETIGNFQQIKQQTYGISAVTIYRKEEI
- the coaD gene encoding pantetheine-phosphate adenylyltransferase; this translates as MRRALFPGSFDPLTMGHLDTIERAAKLFDEVIIGIFINTSKKTLFTAEERLELITQAVAHLENVRVIHQETQLTVTTAKELGVQALVRGVRSFKDFEYERDIAQMNHHLSHELETVLFMAKPEYSHISSSMLKEVLYFGGDVSTYLPTVINEALARKRESDAE